A segment of the Posidoniimonas polymericola genome:
AATACAGCTGCTGCCTGTTCGACGATCCGAACGCGACCCTCCGACAAGCGGAGGAAGCCATGCTTACCCTCACCTGCAGCCGGGCCGACCTGCAGAATGGTCAGCGGATCCTCGAACTCGGGTGCGGCTGGGGGTCGCTGTCGCTCTGGATGGCAGAGAAATACCCCGACGCTCAGGTAACGGCCGTATCGAATTCGAACAGCCAACGCGAGTTCATCCAGGCGAGGGCCGGCGAGCGTCGGCTCGAAAACCTGGAAGTGATTACCGCCAACGTCACCGAGTTTGAGCCGGCAGGAACGTACGACCGCGTCGTGTCGGTAGAAATGTTCGAGCACATGCGGAATTACGAGGAGCTGTTCCGCCGCGTGTCGAGCTGGCTCGAGCCGGACGGCGTCGCCTTTGTTCACGTGTTCTGCCACGCGGGCGAGCCGTACCTGTTTGAAGACAACGGCCCGAACGACTGGATGAGCCGCCACTTCTTCACCGGCGGCACGATGCCGTCGGACGATCTGTTCGCGTGCTTCGACAAACACCTCCGCATCGCTGAGCAGTGGCGCGTCGACGGCACGCACTACTGGCGGACCTGCGAGCACTGGCTGCAGAACCTCGACGCCACTCGGCCAGAGCTGCTCAAGATCCTGGGCGAGGGCCTCGAGGCCGGCGAAGCGAAACGGATGCTGCAGCGGTGGCGGATGTTCTTCATGGCGTGCGCCGAGTTGTTCCGCTATGAAGAGGGCCAGCGGTGGCTGGTGTGCCACTACCGTTTCGAGCAGGCCGCCTCTCCGCAGACCAGCGAAACCCGGCCGCTTGCACACCAGGCCTAGGCCGCATGAAGAGCAAACCACTACGCAACCTGGTGCTGGTGCTCGGCGACCAGCTCAACGCCGACTCGGCCGCGTTCGATGGCTTCGACCGCGATGCCGACGGCGTCTGGATGGCGGAGGTCTGCCACGAGTCCGAGCACGTCTGGACCCACAAGGCAAGGATCGTCATGTTCCTCGCCGCCATGCGGCACTTCCGCAACGCCCTGGAGGATCGCGGGCTGCGGGTGCTGTACCGCGAACTACCGGCGACGGGCAAGGACTCGATCGAGACTTTCAGTGACGCCCTCGAGCAAACACTCGCCGAGCTCGAATGCTCAAAGCTGGTGGTCGTCGACCCGGGCGAGTGGCGGGTGCGGCAGGAGCTGAAGGACGCCGCCGAGCGGCTTGGCGTGGCGCTCGAGTTTCGCGCCGACCGCCACTTCCTCTCGACGCCCGAGCAGTTTGCCGAGCACGCCGAGGGACGCAAGCAGCTCCGCATGGAGTACTTCTACCGCGAGATACGCCGACGGCACAACGTGCTGATGAAAGACGGTAAGCCGGTGGGCGGCAAGTGGAACTTCGACCACGACAACCGCAAGTCGTACGGCAAGCAGGGCCCCGACCCCCACCCTCCCAAGGCGTTCCCGCCCGACGCGGTGACCGCCGGGGTGATCAAGCTGGTCAACAGGCGGTTCGCCGAGCACCCGGGCGATATGGACGCGTTCGACTGGCCAGTGACGCCAGAGCACGCCGCCCACGCGCTGAAAGACTTCATCAAGAACCGGCTCCCCCGCTTCGGCGACTACCAAGACGCGATGTGGACCGGCGAGCCGTTCCTCAACCACTCGCTGCTGTCGGCGGCGATGAACCTCAAGCTGATCAACCCCGCCCAGGTCGTTCAGGCCGCGGTCGACGCCTACCAGGACGGCTCGGCGCCGCTGAATTGTGTCGAGGGCTTTGTGCGGCAGATCCTCGGCTGGCGCGAGTACGTCCGCGGCGTCTACTGGCTGCACATGCCGGGCTACCTCGAGCGGAACGAGCTCGGCGCCGACCGGCCGCTGCCCGACTTCTACTGGACAGGCGAAACGGAGATGGCCTGCCTGCGGGACGCCATCGGTCAGACACTCACCTACGGCTACGCCCACCACACCCAGCGGCTGATGGTGACCGGCCTGCACGCGTTGCTGGTGGGGGTCGACCCGCGCGAGGTCCACAAGTGGTACCTGGCGGTCTATGTCGACGCGGTCGAGTGGGTTGAGCTGCCCAACACGCTCGGCATGTCGCAGTTCGCCGACGGCGGCGTGATGGCGAGCAAGCCGTACGCCGCGTCCGGCAAGTACATTGACCGGATGAGCAACTACTGC
Coding sequences within it:
- a CDS encoding cryptochrome/photolyase family protein — translated: MKSKPLRNLVLVLGDQLNADSAAFDGFDRDADGVWMAEVCHESEHVWTHKARIVMFLAAMRHFRNALEDRGLRVLYRELPATGKDSIETFSDALEQTLAELECSKLVVVDPGEWRVRQELKDAAERLGVALEFRADRHFLSTPEQFAEHAEGRKQLRMEYFYREIRRRHNVLMKDGKPVGGKWNFDHDNRKSYGKQGPDPHPPKAFPPDAVTAGVIKLVNRRFAEHPGDMDAFDWPVTPEHAAHALKDFIKNRLPRFGDYQDAMWTGEPFLNHSLLSAAMNLKLINPAQVVQAAVDAYQDGSAPLNCVEGFVRQILGWREYVRGVYWLHMPGYLERNELGADRPLPDFYWTGETEMACLRDAIGQTLTYGYAHHTQRLMVTGLHALLVGVDPREVHKWYLAVYVDAVEWVELPNTLGMSQFADGGVMASKPYAASGKYIDRMSNYCQSCRFAPAKATGDDACPFTTLYWDFLDRNRERLEENQRMKLQVKNLDRKTDEELASIREAAARLR
- a CDS encoding SAM-dependent methyltransferase, whose amino-acid sequence is MNVIDLAESRLLPDWLIRAGIRRLLAQRKQNPQQAERRASVQEFADQLRQGPLAIATDAANEQHYEAPAAFFNEVLGPRLKYSCCLFDDPNATLRQAEEAMLTLTCSRADLQNGQRILELGCGWGSLSLWMAEKYPDAQVTAVSNSNSQREFIQARAGERRLENLEVITANVTEFEPAGTYDRVVSVEMFEHMRNYEELFRRVSSWLEPDGVAFVHVFCHAGEPYLFEDNGPNDWMSRHFFTGGTMPSDDLFACFDKHLRIAEQWRVDGTHYWRTCEHWLQNLDATRPELLKILGEGLEAGEAKRMLQRWRMFFMACAELFRYEEGQRWLVCHYRFEQAASPQTSETRPLAHQA